AAAAAGTTGTACGCATACTCGTGCAAGAAGAAGGCGGAATGGTTTAGAAGACCTAAAAGAATAAATACAGTTCCTACAAGAGTAAAATAGCCCCAGATGAATTTAAGGCATTGAATGTACAGAGGACATTCAATGCCTTTTATGTTCACGGAAATATGGAAAGTTGCAACGCTGTAACCTTTGATTTTAGTGAAGTTTAAGTGAATTTGTGACTGCTTTAGTTTCAGTAAAAATAGCGAAAATCAGCACAAAAAAGACAAAGGTATTGTTGTTTGATATAATGATAATGCGTTAAAAAACTTGTTATAGGAGTAGGGGGTATTTATGAATTACTTTCAACTAATTCAAAGCTTCAACCAGCAATTGATTCAGAATATTAATGAGGATATATCGATTGATGACTTGATTGCAGATCAATATATTTCAAAATATCACTTTTATAGAATATTTAAGGCTATAATGGGATTCTCAGTAGGAGATTACATATTAAGGATTCGAATCTATTATGCTGCCAAGATATAGTAAAGAGTTCAAAGACAACATCATTAAGCAAATGTTACCCCCCATTAGTAAATCCGTTTCCGATATTCATAAAGAAACCGGTGTATCAGAACAATCACTGTACAAATGGAAAAAGCAACTTAAAGCTGACGGAAAAGCCACTCCATCCGGAAAATCTACTTCCGAAGACTGGTCTTCAGAAGATAAATTCATGATTGTTCTTGAAACAGCTCGTATGAATGAGGCAGAATTAGCAGCCTATTGTCGCCAAAAAGGCTTATACATTGAGCAAATCAAAGATTGGAAAGATGCCTGTTTGAGTGCCAACGGCGGTGTTGCTCAAGAAGCTAAACAACTTAAACAAGAAGTTAGCAACTCGAAAAAAGAAATCAACAAACTCAACAAAGACCTTCGTCGTAAAGAAGCAGCTTTAGCTGAAACAGCTGCTTTATTGGTACTTAGAAAAAAGGCCGATGCGATCTGGGGGGACAAAGAGGACGAATGATTCCGGCTTCAGATCGCAAATCAGCTATTAAACTGATTGATGAAGCAATAGCAAGTGGTGCAAGACAGTATACAGCATGTGCTGAATTAAATATCCACGAGCGAACTTACACAAGATGGAAAAATCCGACTACTCCCTTAGAAGATCAACGTCCACTAACTATTCGTCCAGAACCTCATAACAAGATAGCACCAGAAGTACATCAAGAAATCTTGACGGTATCCAACTCTGATCATTATAAAGGTTTATCGCCACATCAAATCGTTCCAAAGTTACTCGATGAAGAAGAACGTTATATTGCTTCCGAATCAACGATGTACCGTGTTTTAAGAAAAGCTGATATGATTCATCATCGTGGCAGGACAAAGTCGCCGGAACGAAGAAAAGCATCAACGCACAAGGCAACC
This sequence is a window from Vallitaleaceae bacterium 9-2. Protein-coding genes within it:
- a CDS encoding AraC family transcriptional regulator, with amino-acid sequence MNYFQLIQSFNQQLIQNINEDISIDDLIADQYISKYHFYRIFKAIMGFSVGDYILRIRIYYAAKI
- a CDS encoding transposase — its product is MLPRYSKEFKDNIIKQMLPPISKSVSDIHKETGVSEQSLYKWKKQLKADGKATPSGKSTSEDWSSEDKFMIVLETARMNEAELAAYCRQKGLYIEQIKDWKDACLSANGGVAQEAKQLKQEVSNSKKEINKLNKDLRRKEAALAETAALLVLRKKADAIWGDKEDE